CCTCAAATGATGAATATGAAATCACTTACCTATATGCTAAACGctgtaatttttaaagtcaCTCATCCAGTTCGGCTGAATGAGATTCGGATTCAGAGCCGGAGAGCAAGTATCTCGTCCGAcatgaaattttaattctcTGGCTAGTCACTCCCCAGGCTGTATACTAATTTATGTGACTAGCGCCGGAATGATTTATTCGCTCTCTGCCTCTCTTTTAGTCGCTctcaacaaatacaaattgaatATGCTTATACAGGGTGTTACGTTGGATTTAGAGGGAATACAGTGTTGATTTGAACGTTAGATCGTAGAACATAAAAGTTACTTTTACTCTTAAatgtgtaatttaaaatttgttttaaattttaaaagtttaaaatatttattctccATATCAAACACTTATCTacgaataaatatatattggttTGAATTGTGCTTGATTTAGGGAGATTATTGTGATTATTTAAACGTTagattaaaaatgaaaaaaattatttttttaaactttaattttcatGGCTACCTTTGTCCATTTAATATCtcaacatatgtatatgttagTTTCTCTAAAATGTAACTCCATTTTAAAGTAATTGAAATAGTTATTGTATTTATCTAAGCTTTAAAAGTACACATAATtgataaaatgaaattttttaacaaatccTTTTCATATATTTCCTACAGTTCCATGCTGGCCACTGCGAGCGCATTTTGTGGCGCGGCTGGGTGGCGTCCACGGTGACGGAGTTCGTCCTCTCCGCCCTGGCCATCTTCCTGGTGTCCTTCCTGTACGAGGCCCTCAAGTTCCTGCGCCAGCAGCTGGCTCGAAGGGAGGCCCGAAGGCAGAGCGAGCGACTGGCGGCGGAGCAGCGCCGGAAGAACGAGGTGCCGGCGGCCGGAGGATGTTGCTCTGAGACTCCGTTGGCGGAGCCCAGGGAGCAGACCTACTGGCAGCGCCTGTTCGCCTCATCGCACATCTTCCAGTCGCTGCTGAATCTCCTGCAGATAGTCATCTCCTACCTGCTCATGCTGATCTTCATGACATTCAACTACTGGCTCTGCCTGGCCGTGATCCTGGGCCTGGGCCTGGGCTACTTCGTCTTTGGCTGGAACAAAAAGAATCCCGACGATAGCGAGTGCTGTCCTTAGGTCTAGGATGTCCCATACTTCGTTGTTATACCTACCAGTTGTTAGACACCAAAGCCCTTGTCAGTTTGGGCCCACACATCGAACAGTCCCGTCCCCAAGTAATCACACACATTGtctaaaaatacatttttattcgATAGTTACACTTGGTTTAATCATAATTGATGTAATCGTAGCATAAATTAGTCAACTAGTTTACTTAATATGAGCATATTGTACAAATAGTAGTGATGAGAACGAGAACCTATACAACACGTATGCATCTAAATCGATTGGCATACCACTCAATACATTCCATTTTACAATaaaggtttattttttaattaacttgatCTTTTCAACTCCAGCTCAAAGCGAAAACAATCCAAtatgaaacataaaaaaagagaACGCAAAGATAAATCTCCTGGATTACATGAAATTCGTTGTAAAAATGCGGACAGTGCCAGTTCTGAGTCCTAGCAGTCCACAACTCACATAAATATGGCTTAGATCATGGCATTCACTTATCACACAATAGtagtaataatatttatactttataatgttaaattaacaacaacaaattaagtttgctttcttttttcgTACACTGTAGTTAACATTTTAAAGCTACTCACTTTTCTTTCAACATTTTCGTTAAGCTATTTTATAacgattttgttttgtgtaaCTAGACAAACCTTGAGCttgtttaaataatctttGAGACATATTTCACAACGTTTTATCTATTTGCCTTTGCCTAGACGCATTCCAATATTTGCAAGCTGcttagtcaaaaagaatttccaGGAAACTGAAAACTAAACAGAAGTACTATAATCGTTGACTATTTTGGGTGATAAATGAGTGCCATGATATGATGACCATAGTGCTTAGACTACACTAGAGTAACCTAGACTGAACCACCGCGATCGAAAGAGTAGCTAAACCCGTAACCAACCCCTGCTAGTAGAGCCATGCACTCATAACCCAGTGGCTCCGGCGGCCATCATTCCGCCGtggtgatgatggtgatgCATTCCGCCGTTCTGGAAGTACATGTAGTAGTTGTACGGCGACTGCTGTCCGGCTCCGCCCTCGCAGTCGAGCAGGGTCTGACCGCCGGCCGTACCCGCCACAGGGGATGGGGTCATGGGCAGCGGGGACACCGTGCTGCCCATGCCACCACCCACCATGCCGCCCACTTGGCAGCTGGCCCGCAACGCCACCGCCTGGTGGTGGGCCAGAATGTCGCTGACCGAGTGGGAGGAGGGCCAGTGggcggctgctgcggcggcggccacACTCCTGAGCTGGTGCGGATGGGGCCCTGATCCCTGGCCACCACCCCCTGCTCCCTGCGGCGGCGAGGGACTGCCGCAGGACACGGCCTTCATGCTGTAGGCTGCCGCAGCGCTGTACGGCTGGTAAATCGAGTTGTACAGGTGGGcgtgggcatgggcatgggcgtGGACATGATGGGCActggccgccgccgctgccgccgtctggtgatgatgatgatggtggtggtgcggATGGTGTGGTCCACCGCCGGCATTCGCCAGATTTCCCAAGTTGATATTGTTATTGGCAGCACCTCCGTTGTTCTGACCTCCATTGCTGGAGACACTGCCGCCgccactgctgctgccactgcccATCACCGCTCCAGGTGGTCCATGCTGGTGACCACCGCCCAGACTGCCCAGCTTGTTGCGCAGGATCCGCGAGATGGAGCTCACACTGGGCACGTTCGTCTTGTCGCAGATGCCCTCGCTGAGCAGGCGGTCACGGATCTCCCAGGCAAAGATGCCCGGATCGCGCTGCTTCAGCTCTCTGATGTAGTTGACCACCTTGGGCGTGGTCACCCGCGGCTTGGAGCCCCCTATGGCCCCGGGCAGTATGGAGCCCGTTTCGTGGTACCTGGCCAGGATCTTGGACACGCAGCCGTGGCTCACGCGCAGCTGGCGGGATATGTCGCAGGGTCGGATGCCCAGACGGGCCAGCTCCACGATCCGCATCCTGGTCGCATTCGGCAGCGGTCGACCGTTGACGAAGACGCCGCCCAGCTGGTTCACCTCGCCGTACTGCGGACACTGCGACTCTGAAACGGCAGGGAAACGGGTTCGGAATTAGCCAAAGTGGtgataaaaaaaccaaacaaaaggAGAAGGAGGTCACACCGACATGGGAGTACTCTTTAGCaaatagaagaaaaaaaaatacctgtaaataaattaaagtaatttatgCAGGTATACGAAAATATGGGCAGGGCTACAGAAGTCActtaagcttttaaataatgtatattTGCTATTgtataaaactataaataaactttaaataaataaaacaaggaGAAGACGTTCACGTCGCCTTTTAAGCACTTTTTAGGAAACAAAAAGTCCCTTAAAACTactttaaatgtaaattttacgTTAGGTTTAGATTTTCCTGTTTATATCACAAAAGTGTAAAAGTGTTTGCGAAAGTAAGAGTAGACCAGAGAAACCACAACCATTGttgcctaaaagtatgcaatggaAAGTTTAAATGAGGTCTTTTTGAATAAATCCATCAGATTCGTATGTAATTGTGtacatattttgtaatttatataagATTTCAATGTAACATAAGTTGCTTAATCTAGGAACATTGTGTTTTACAAAATAAccataaacttttaatttttctactcttaaaaaaaaacagacttCCGGACTAAAAACGAATTGTTTATTTAGTATTGTATACTTTTAGACGCCtttaaaagtgatttaaaaaacCATGTGATTTCCTTTGCAGCCCACTATATTTTTCAAAGTTGTAATATTAGATAaccattgttttttaatattcctgaaaaattgataaaaaaaataccccTAGAAATATATTATCTTTTTCCCGTAAGTCACAAACAGTATCATCCGAAAGCCATTCCCGATTCCCAGTACAGGGTACAAACAAAGAGGCAGCGGcctgggaatggaaatgggaaccGAACAAAAGCACATTTGCGTCTAATTAGTTTCGGTGGCAAATGAGTGAGCCCGAGTGAGAGGCCAGAAAAGGGGTTCTGGTGGAGGATCGGCAAGTGAAAGCACCAGATCGTTTGTTCGGCTGAAAATCGCTACCATTTGCTTCTCAGAACTGCGGATGTGGGTGCCCCGGGCATCTTGCCGCAGATTGTGACTGGGAAAACACAATTTGAATGCCCGGAACGTGCGGAAATGCACTTTGAGCGATGACGCAAAGACTTCCCCTTGGCGCATAGAAATCCACCTAAGGATAGGTGCACATCGCTCCATTCTATTCTTATTTGCTCTAAGATTGGATTTTAGTTCCCAGTTTTAAAGGCTTTTACTACTAAAGAGTTTATCCTTCACAAGACCATAAacaatgcaattaaaaatcgCTGTGAAAGGCACATGGTGACAACAACCTGTTTAAACAATCAATTATTCAACGCAAAGTGAGACATTTCCACTTGCAGACACGCCCCCAGAAAAAACTGTCTGCAATTTTCCTGCAAATTTCTTATTCGCTATTGGCATAACCCTATGGTTTATGAATATCTAACTCGCTATTAAGCAATTAAACAATTCGTATAAATAcagctttttgaaaaactgtcTTCAGTCGCTAAACGACAGAGTTCAAGTGCAAAGTTTAAATCGAAAATGATTTTCAAGTATATCCAAGAGCCGAACGTTGGCGCTTTATTTCGATCCCGTGACTCGCTAGTCTATGTGAACAGAGCCAGAAAACAAATAGGATGGAGAGTGGTGCCCAGAACGACGCCATTCTGGTGGCTTTGTAATCTTTGGGCCCTAATACTTGCTTTGCTCATATTTGTCTACGTGCCCTACGCACTTTTAATGGCCGGAATAAAGGAGTTCAAGAACTTTACGACCACCGAGCTGTTCACCTATATTCAGGCTCCGGTTAACACCAGTGCCTTTATGATCAAGATCATTAAAGTATTCTTTCTGCGCGCTCGATTCGCCAAGGCTTTGAAGATTATGGATGTAATGGACACGCGTTGCACCAAAATGGAGGAGAAGCTTCAAGTGCATCGCTCCGCTGCATTGTGTAACAAAATCGTCATTATATACCATTTTGTTTATATCGGCTTCCTAACCATGACCGTACTAGGAGCTGTAGTCGCTGGAAAGACTCCATTCTGTCTGTATAATCCAGTGATTAGCCCCGCGGAACATTTATATTTGGCCATTGCAATGGAAACAGGCACAATCGGCTGGGTTGTTTTTGGAAACCTCATTTTGGACGTCTATCCGGTACTTTTTGTGGTCACATTGCGAGCACACACTGAACTTTTGAGACAGCGAATCATTGATCTTCGATCCGATCCGGGCAAACAAGATGAACAGCATTATGTGGAGCTGACGGATTGTATCAAGGATCATAAGCTAATAGTCGAGTAAGAAAGGTGCTGACCCAACCGAtagacaaaataataaactactATCTTTACCAAACAGACTTGGCAACACCCTGCGTCCGGTGATCTCGGCCTCACTGTTTATACAGCTACTATCCGTCGGTCTTCTTTTGGGTTTCTGTGTAGTTTCGCTGCAGTTTTATACCACCACAATGGAACGCTTAGCCTCGGCCGCCTATATCAATGCAATCATTTGTCAAACCTTTCCCTGCTGCTATGTTTGCGAGCTATTAACCCACGACTGCGAAACCATAACCAATACCTTGTTTCATTCCAATTGGATCGGGGCAGACCGTCGATATAGGACCACCATGCTCTACTTCATTTATAATGCCCAGAAGCCGATTCTGTTCAATGCGGGCggaatttttacaatttgcataAGAACAAACCTTAAGGTAAGATATTAAATCATGTGGATTATTCAGTGTTTAAAGAGAAATAATTTCAGTTGGCCAAGTTTGCTTTCTCCGTGGTAACCATTGTGAATCAGATGGACTTGGCAGAGAAATTGAGAAGGGAGTAGtatggaaattttattaaaaatagttcTCACCCAGCACAAAAAACTGTGGTTGCAATTCGGACACAGtaaaacgattttaaaatgttattaaactgatatttttaataaatgcttAAGTAGTTTGCTTTAACAAATCTTAAACATTgaagttttattattatgaatcACTTATACCCATTGATCCAAGTACgctataaaagaaaatatttataaataatattattattataatgaaaTACCCGAAAATGATGTTCTATGCTGGAACTCAAATTATTGTAAAATGAATATTGTACGAATTGACCCAACTTGTAAGGATTGGTAATTTCGTAACTTATTTAGCAAACAAAGAACAACTCATGTTGTATTATTATGGCTAGCCGTTAGTCGGTGGTAATGGGGAACCCCCTCATCTGGAGTCTCCATTCTTGGCACCTGCCATTGGACCTCTCGCTCCGTCCTCCG
This genomic window from Drosophila gunungcola strain Sukarami chromosome 3R, Dgunungcola_SK_2, whole genome shotgun sequence contains:
- the LOC128266133 gene encoding high affinity copper uptake protein 1, encoding MDHDHDHGSPDDSTSTEKSCPMIMVFHAGHCERILWRGWVASTVTEFVLSALAIFLVSFLYEALKFLRQQLARREARRQSERLAAEQRRKNEVPAAGGCCSETPLAEPREQTYWQRLFASSHIFQSLLNLLQIVISYLLMLIFMTFNYWLCLAVILGLGLGYFVFGWNKKNPDDSECCP
- the LOC128265481 gene encoding paired box pox-meso protein, with the protein product MDPESQCPQYGEVNQLGGVFVNGRPLPNATRMRIVELARLGIRPCDISRQLRVSHGCVSKILARYHETGSILPGAIGGSKPRVTTPKVVNYIRELKQRDPGIFAWEIRDRLLSEGICDKTNVPSVSSISRILRNKLGSLGGGHQHGPPGAVMGSGSSSGGGSVSSNGGQNNGGAANNNINLGNLANAGGGPHHPHHHHHHHHQTAAAAAASAHHVHAHAHAHAHLYNSIYQPYSAAAAYSMKAVSCGSPSPPQGAGGGGQGSGPHPHQLRSVAAAAAAAHWPSSHSVSDILAHHQAVALRASCQVGGMVGGGMGSTVSPLPMTPSPVAGTAGGQTLLDCEGGAGQQSPYNYYMYFQNGGMHHHHHHGGMMAAGATGL
- the LOC128265172 gene encoding odorant receptor 85a, whose protein sequence is MIFKYIQEPNVGALFRSRDSLVYVNRARKQIGWRVVPRTTPFWWLCNLWALILALLIFVYVPYALLMAGIKEFKNFTTTELFTYIQAPVNTSAFMIKIIKVFFLRARFAKALKIMDVMDTRCTKMEEKLQVHRSAALCNKIVIIYHFVYIGFLTMTVLGAVVAGKTPFCLYNPVISPAEHLYLAIAMETGTIGWVVFGNLILDVYPVLFVVTLRAHTELLRQRIIDLRSDPGKQDEQHYVELTDCIKDHKLIVELGNTLRPVISASLFIQLLSVGLLLGFCVVSLQFYTTTMERLASAAYINAIICQTFPCCYVCELLTHDCETITNTLFHSNWIGADRRYRTTMLYFIYNAQKPILFNAGGIFTICIRTNLKLAKFAFSVVTIVNQMDLAEKLRRE